The following is a genomic window from Plasmodium berghei ANKA genome assembly, chromosome: 9.
ttttatgtatgcATGCTATTTCCTAGGTTTATAATTCTATAATAATTCAACAGGAACTTTgatgttttaattttttaattcaagAATTTTTCCTATGGCTATAGTTCTTCCTTGATCTCTCAAAGTAAATCTTCCTAATTGTGGTAGTTTATCATAAACCTCTATACAAACTGgatttgataataaaaaatgtgcaGTAACAATACAATCATtcttaataaattttggttttattttttttttttttgattttttatcGATAACTTCTAACATATCAATGAATTGTATTTCTTCACATGTTGTATGAGCATggaatatacaaaaatatccTGCTGTTATAATTGGTTTATGTTCTAGCAATTCGACAATTGCTACTCTACCTATAAATTCACTAACAACTGAGCATAAGCTTAATGAATCGCATAATACAAACCCTTTACTAATTTGATCTTCTTCTACACCTAACAATTTGGCACGAACATTTTCTCCAGGTTTAGCATAAGGGACTTCATCATCTTCTACATATACATTTGTAACTTTCACTTTAACTTTATTTGGCATTAAAATACAATTCATATTGCTTCCATATAATGTTCCAGATTCTATTTTCCCAACAGCAACTATACCGTTGTCTTTATACCCTTCTAATAATGGAATTCTTAAAGGACCATTTTCATCCCAAGGGGGTGGAGATAaagaatttaaaatttgaaataaaGTTGGTTTTGATATATCATACCAACTACCTCGTGGATCATACAATTTGGAATTTTTGTCGGATATATGTTCAGATAAATTTTGTCCTGATAATCCAGATATTGGGACAAAAAACacatctttatttatattatacccacatgattttataaatggggttatttttttttgaatttcaTCATATCTGCTTTCACTCCAGTTACATGTTGGATCATCCATTTTGTTTATCGCAACTATTAGTTGGTTTATtcctataaaaaaaaatatggacGTGCATGAAAAACTAATGAATTATTTCCAACTATATGGGGATGTAAAGGTGTAAAATTTCAAAAAggtaatataaaaaaatatcacaattattatgataatatgagattttaaatgtatgtattgattaaataaaacagaataataatatattttcagctataattatatttttttttctgtaaTATTTTACCTAATGTTTTTGCCAGCAAAGTATGCTCTCTAGTTTGCCCTCCCCTTTCAAAACCAGTTTCAAACTCCCCTTTTCTTGCAGATATAATTAATACCCCAATATCTGCTTGAGCTGCGCCACTAATCATATTTggtataaaatttttatgtcCTGGTGCATCTAAAATAGTAAATCTTCTATCTTTTGTTTCAAAATGTGCTCTCCCTACTTCTACAGTTTTTCCTTTTTGTCTTTCTTCTTCATTTATATCCATAATAAATGCTAAAAACCAACTTTCtctgtttttttcttttgcttctctttcatatttttcaattgtTCTATCATCAACATATcctaaaatatacaaaatattccCACATGCTGTTGATTTTCCAGCATCTACATGaccaataaatataatatttaaatggGGTCTAGAATCCACTTGTACTAAATTAACTTTTTTATCTACTCCCTTATCTTCTtgtatttctttttctacTTTCGCAACTTCgatttcttcatttttttcaggGGTTAAACACATTTtgcttattttattttcgaCTTCAGCTATTGAATCTCCATcgttaatattttctgaaattatattgtttGAATCTATGcttctttcatttttatcctCTACATTATATGGTGTACCGGGATAATACACAGGAGCATTTGCATTGAATGTAAAAGGCTCATTATTCATCTGCACATGTAAggtgaaaataaaataggaATATATATGGCCAAGCATATacattatgaaaataaaacgctgcatatatatatcaaacaTGAACGCTTCAAAATGTAACTggggaaaatataaagatattTACATATCATAGAAATATGTTTGAACACAATAAAAAGTAGAATATGTACAACTATATACACcctaaataaatatatatgtatgtaaaaaaagaggatgatgaaaaattcataaaaatttatttttttaattaaatctcttacatttaaaaatgaggaaatttttaaacaattataaaattatttttagcaattaatttaaaagaaaaaagtattatattttttctttgttttatattattcctCTTAATACTTTATTACAAATAAAGGAAATAGTCTCTCTCTTTTGTGTATTATTCCTTAAgattttttctcttttatTTGTCCATAATCTTATAgaattgttttaaaatacatgataaaataataatatatttcctttttaattttaactAAAAGTAATAAACCTGATCATACTggtattaattataaatggCAACGTTTTTTCCAACATCAgattcataaatatataatatatattatatatggatatgcgtatatattattatttaaaggAAAGTGggatatataatatatacaattaaaataaataacgTGACGAAGTCAAATGTATCTCTATATATGCatgcaatatatatagtactttattatatttattttttattccatacaatttagaaaaaaggaaaaaatatgcttAGCATAAACTAAAATAGTATTAATAAAAGTTATTatagaatttttttaagattgttgattttttttttaattaaaaaaaagtattttaaaaaattgtttaaaaaaaaataattttttcaaacttttgatagatataaaaaattagcCAAAAAACTatagaataaataaaagttgtgtattatatatgttcgATTCTTTACATAcataaaatgatatatttcaatgtgcattatatatacatactttatatcaaaattaaatatgaaaaaaaaatactaaaatAATCTTATTACTGTTGTAAAATAAAGCCCCATTCCCCTCAACCATTTTCTATGATATTATATCTTTGTTTAtacacataaataaatggcATATAAAATTGGCAATTTAACTTTACTATCAGTTTTCCTTTGGGTCATTGTCGGCATAATGGATGttgtatttaaaaaaatatataaacaaatattatgatattcacattaataatataatagttgaaaaataataatttcaaAGTATATACAttgtaaaatatgtaataagACTATAATATGTCAAACTTCTGgtcaatattattttttcatttttttttcgtctTTTTTGgattttaacaattttatatgaaaataataataaaacagtataactatatattataaaaataaaactttaacgaaaaataagaagaattttgttaatttttgtgcctaataatattatacaaatgtaaaaaaatgtttgaaatttaatatatcctgaaaatatgtaataGCATAAAATGTGTGTATACATGTATGAAAAcaatttctttaattttttattgtgaataaattttctttttctttaaaatattagtaaaacatatttacaaatatcTTATTAGGCCTTTTGTTTATTACAATTTAAAGCATTTGCTGATTAGAAAATGAAGTGTCGTAAAAGTATTGATGTTACAATAAAACTTTTATAAtagataaattaaaaaagaaataaaaggGGGTATTATAGTTTGATcgaaaatttttaataaaaattattaaaaactAAGAAAAGAATAAACTAAAAAACAATGAGATAGTAGAAGTAAAAATAACGGAAAGGATATTGCACAttgaaataatttacattataaaaaaaaaaatgaaaaataaggTATAACTTAGAAATGAActaaatatgaataatatacatatttttcttataaattataataaaaaaaatattttacaaaaacaACAAAAGAAACAAATACAAGAATTAACAAAGAAGATGAAATGGAATctaacataaaaaatctATGAATAATAGGAGATCGTGAATTATCAAGAGCAAgaatacttttattttttttttttaaaaaatattgtgtTATACTTTCCAACCTTTCAGTAGTATTAGTTGTTTTAAACCACGACCATTTTTGTATAGATCTAGATATAATAGCACTACTTAacgaaaaagaaaaacttTCTAATTCTTCATTTGATGGTTCAGAAGatgttaattttatatttctaaattttgtattaaatAATCGAACCCCTGCATTTCCAAAACGGTTTAAttgatattttatacataataaGCATATtcttgaaaaaataatacaagaataatatttttgggCAGCATATATAGGATTGTTAATATCTGCATGACTAGTATTCGTGCTTATATCTTTTGCATTATAAACAATATCTTTATATTGttcataataaaatgaaatggACTTTATATCGTCTTCAacttcaattttatttaataatttttttaatgcatctaattttattatttcttcgTCAATA
Proteins encoded in this region:
- a CDS encoding translation elongation factor EF-1, subunit alpha, putative, yielding MNNEPFTFNANAPVYYPGTPYNVEDKNERSIDSNNIISENINDGDSIAEVENKISKMCLTPEKNEEIEVAKVEKEIQEDKGVDKKVNLVQVDSRPHLNIIFIGHVDAGKSTACGNILYILGYVDDRTIEKYEREAKEKNRESWFLAFIMDINEEERQKGKTVEVGRAHFETKDRRFTILDAPGHKNFIPNMISGAAQADIGVLIISARKGEFETGFERGGQTREHTLLAKTLGINQLIVAINKMDDPTCNWSESRYDEIQKKITPFIKSCGYNINKDVFFVPISGLSGQNLSEHISDKNSKLYDPRGSWYDISKPTLFQILNSLSPPPWDENGPLRIPLLEGYKDNGIVAVGKIESGTLYGSNMNCILMPNKVKVKVTNVYVEDDEVPYAKPGENVRAKLLGVEEDQISKGFVLCDSLSLCSVVSEFIGRVAIVELLEHKPIITAGYFCIFHAHTTCEEIQFIDMLEVIDKKSKKKKIKPKFIKNDCIVTAHFLLSNPVCIEVYDKLPQLGRFTLRDQGRTIAIGKILELKN